In the Melospiza melodia melodia isolate bMelMel2 chromosome 17, bMelMel2.pri, whole genome shotgun sequence genome, one interval contains:
- the LOC134426017 gene encoding uncharacterized protein K02A2.6-like, translating into MGSQQSKDINMKTPLGCILRHWKDLGGIPGGNISKKTLLKYCTQWWPLYRLDDGEKWPPEGTTNYNTILQLILLLRRLNKWDEIMYADMFFTLRNKPEWQKECEINVAPQDPLVLALERDKKGPKPKERCCDACSGNEKKKGVEPTCFYCHKKGHLQRNCKKKQQDEKTSQESQKGQGFCLTKKIELHLEEPLIIKLKVGPQSEEFVFLVNTGVSRSTVTKLPQGCEVSCEQVSVVGITGEAFPVPIIKGVKIETNNKFGVNDLLLVPEAEENMLGRDLIVALNLQIKPCEGKLEIYSLPKEDDLEIDDMGWLSGEVEKFRVKESNPFSPSWSAQACGF; encoded by the coding sequence atgggaagccaacagagtaaagatataaatatgaaaacccctttaggatgtatcctaagacactggaaggacctgggagggattccagggggaaacataagtaaaaagacacttttaaagtattgtacacaatggtggcccctgtaccgtcttgatgacggagaaaaatggccaccagagggaacaactaattataacactattttgcaactaatactcctcctccgccggctcaataaatgggatgaaataatgtacgcagacatgttcttcaccctaaggaataaacctgagtggcaaaaagaatgtgaaattaacgtagcccctcaggatcccctagtactagccctggaaagggataagaagggtccaaagcccaaggaacgttgctgtgatgcatgtagtggaaatgagaaaaagaagggtgtggAACCTACCtgcttttattgtcataaaaaggggcacctgcaaagaaattgcaaaaagaaacagcaagatgagaaaacttctcaggagagtcagaaagggcaagggttttgtctaacgaaaaagatcgaattacacctagaagagcccttgataataaagctaaaagtaggtcctcagagtgaagaatttgtatttttagtaaatacaggagtttctcggtcaacagtgacaaaattaccccagggatgtgaagtgagttgtgagcaagtttcagtagtcggaattacaggagaagctttccctgttcctataataaaaggggtgaaaattgaaacaaataacaaatttggagtaaatgactTATTGTTGGTACCAGAAGCCGAGGAGAATAtgctaggcagagatctaatagtagccctaaatttacagataaaaccctgtgaaggaaaacttgaaatctattctttacctaaagaagatgatctagaaattgatgacatgggttggctttcaggtgaagtagaaaagtttagagtgaaggagtctaatccctttagtccctcctggtcagcgcaagcttgtggattttaa